Proteins co-encoded in one Haloarcula sp. DT43 genomic window:
- the gcvH gene encoding glycine cleavage system protein GcvH — MSFDVPDDLRYLESHEWVRVAGDTAEVGITAFAQDELGDVVFVELPDEGTALTAGEDFGVVESIKAVSDVYAPVSGTVTAVNDRLRDEPELLNEDPFGDGWMLEVEVADEGELEGLLSPDAYRDQIA; from the coding sequence ATGAGCTTCGACGTTCCCGACGACCTGCGATATCTGGAGTCACACGAATGGGTGCGCGTCGCCGGCGACACCGCCGAGGTCGGTATCACGGCGTTCGCACAGGACGAACTCGGCGACGTGGTGTTCGTCGAACTGCCCGACGAGGGGACGGCGCTGACGGCGGGCGAGGACTTCGGCGTGGTGGAGTCCATCAAGGCAGTCTCGGACGTGTACGCCCCGGTTTCCGGCACCGTCACGGCGGTCAACGACCGGCTCCGCGACGAGCCGGAACTGCTCAACGAGGACCCGTTCGGCGACGGCTGGATGCTCGAAGTCGAGGTCGCCGACGAGGGCGAACTCGAAGGCCTGCTCTCGCCCGACGCCTACCGCGACCAGATAGCGTAA
- a CDS encoding sensor histidine kinase, whose translation MTGEHYPDPDVLRGLCETISNPAVVFDADGVFVDVIHNAHNGALFVEDPEALPGADLWEVFATPQADQFYAVIEDAIRTGEQQHIAYQLAVEDGDRHFEARVTPVGSEETERVLWLAEDVTQRKRREEKQALVERVFEISPVGLVVVEPSGEISMANGRAEDLFGLEREQITRKQYTETDWRIFYEDGTPIPESENPVTRVFESGDPVFGFEHWIELPDGTERWLSSNAAPILDDDGRVERVVVGLDDATGLKQREEQLEWLIGTETLADIGGWELDLETGLIEGTGGMKRLYGTPEYNPTLEEALEQYHPSDREALRDAIEACSETGEPMELEARRQTGDETERWFRLRAEKIVRDGTPKLRGIVRDITRDKEREQRIMVMSRIFRHNIRNKLTVIRGNARLLKRELSGSDSSVDAAERPIDRIETASRELVVLAERARTFDRVIDRDLRSGTVHLRQVLDDIRADLAERHPEATIEVAATEGAVSGDRVALDLILDILIDNALEYTDLSDPTVELGAEETPAGQVALRIDTDGAELPEMERKVLESETEGPVADSRGLGLWAVTWLVRRLGGSVTVSDDLDDGTRVELTFPPARDG comes from the coding sequence ATGACCGGAGAACACTACCCGGACCCGGACGTGCTACGCGGGCTTTGTGAGACAATTTCTAACCCGGCCGTGGTATTCGACGCCGACGGCGTCTTCGTCGATGTCATCCACAACGCTCACAACGGGGCGTTGTTCGTCGAGGACCCGGAGGCGCTACCGGGAGCGGACCTCTGGGAAGTCTTCGCCACGCCACAGGCCGACCAGTTTTACGCGGTCATCGAGGACGCGATACGGACCGGCGAGCAACAGCACATCGCGTATCAGCTGGCTGTCGAGGACGGGGACCGCCACTTCGAGGCCCGCGTCACGCCGGTCGGCAGTGAGGAGACGGAACGCGTGCTGTGGCTGGCCGAGGACGTCACACAGCGCAAGCGCCGCGAGGAGAAGCAGGCCCTCGTCGAACGGGTGTTCGAAATCAGTCCGGTCGGACTCGTCGTCGTCGAACCGTCCGGCGAGATTTCGATGGCCAACGGCCGTGCGGAAGACCTGTTCGGTCTCGAACGCGAGCAAATCACCCGCAAGCAGTACACCGAAACGGACTGGAGGATATTCTACGAGGACGGGACCCCGATTCCCGAGTCCGAAAACCCCGTCACGCGGGTCTTCGAGTCGGGTGACCCGGTGTTCGGGTTCGAACACTGGATAGAGTTGCCCGACGGGACCGAGCGGTGGCTTTCGAGCAACGCCGCGCCGATACTCGACGACGACGGGCGCGTAGAGCGCGTCGTCGTCGGTCTGGACGACGCGACGGGGCTGAAACAGCGCGAGGAGCAACTGGAGTGGCTCATCGGGACCGAGACGCTGGCCGACATCGGCGGCTGGGAACTCGACCTGGAGACCGGGCTGATAGAGGGCACTGGGGGCATGAAGCGCCTGTACGGGACGCCGGAGTACAACCCGACACTGGAGGAAGCCCTCGAACAGTACCATCCCAGCGATAGGGAGGCCCTGCGCGACGCCATCGAGGCTTGCAGTGAGACCGGCGAACCGATGGAACTGGAAGCGCGCCGCCAGACCGGCGACGAAACCGAGCGGTGGTTCCGGCTCCGAGCCGAAAAAATCGTCAGGGACGGGACACCGAAACTGCGGGGCATCGTCCGGGACATCACCCGCGACAAGGAGCGCGAGCAGCGGATAATGGTCATGAGCCGGATATTCCGGCACAACATCCGGAACAAACTGACGGTGATACGCGGGAACGCGAGACTGCTCAAACGGGAACTCTCCGGGTCCGACAGCTCCGTCGACGCCGCCGAGCGCCCCATCGACAGAATCGAGACCGCGTCGCGGGAACTCGTCGTGCTGGCCGAGCGGGCACGGACGTTTGACCGGGTCATCGACCGGGACCTCCGGAGCGGCACGGTCCACCTCCGGCAGGTCCTCGACGACATCCGGGCGGACCTCGCGGAGCGCCACCCCGAGGCCACCATCGAGGTGGCGGCCACCGAAGGGGCGGTGTCGGGCGACAGGGTGGCGCTCGACCTGATACTCGACATTCTAATCGACAACGCGCTGGAGTACACCGACCTGTCCGACCCGACCGTCGAACTCGGGGCCGAGGAGACGCCGGCGGGGCAGGTGGCGCTGCGCATCGATACCGACGGGGCCGAACTCCCAGAGATGGAACGCAAGGTCCTGGAATCGGAGACGGAGGGGCCGGTCGCGGACAGTCGCGGCCTCGGACTGTGGGCGGTCACGTGGCTCGTCCGCCGCCTCGGAGGGTCCGTGACGGTTTCCGACGACCTCGACGACGGCACGCGGGTCGAACTCACGTTCCCGCCGGCGCGAGACGGGTGA
- a CDS encoding universal stress protein, with translation MPANVLVAYDGSPLAERALTYAIETFPAAAITTVYVINPIDSVIDVEAGGLPVAEDWYENATEEARRIHTRATDLATERDTELDTVTEVGKPARAILDFADDNAIDQIVMGSHGRAGLDRALLGSVAETVTRRARIPVTIVS, from the coding sequence GTGCCAGCCAACGTTCTCGTCGCCTACGACGGGTCCCCGCTCGCAGAGCGTGCGCTCACGTACGCTATCGAGACCTTCCCGGCTGCAGCTATTACTACGGTTTACGTCATCAATCCAATCGACTCGGTTATCGACGTGGAGGCTGGCGGCCTCCCAGTCGCCGAAGACTGGTACGAGAATGCGACGGAAGAAGCACGCAGAATCCACACGAGGGCCACGGACCTCGCAACAGAGCGGGATACCGAACTCGATACCGTCACGGAAGTCGGCAAACCGGCACGGGCAATCCTCGACTTCGCTGACGACAACGCCATCGACCAGATTGTCATGGGCAGTCACGGCCGGGCAGGACTCGACCGTGCGCTCCTCGGAAGCGTTGCCGAGACAGTCACCCGCCGGGCACGGATACCGGTGACTATCGTCAGTTGA
- a CDS encoding heavy metal translocating P-type ATPase, with product MTVTETPPLSTCTVRIERRGGRGEAGARALERHLRDRPGVHDVEVSFRTGSVRLTYDETVTSEETLRQAVRERKVSIQDEPDTEPDEVPARSELRREAVFVGLTLGGMVAGLATGWANGPSLLMWAGYGVAYVFGGWYGLKGAVETLRHRAVDIDLLMIVAALGALTIGAPFEGAMLLFLFSLSNTLQHYAIGRSRRAIKSLVEMRPDEAQVLRDGDEVTVPIDEVAVGDVFVVRPGDRIPLDGVVMSGEGTVDQASLTGESVPVPKEPDDEVFGGTINESGSLEIEVTRQAHESAISRLITMVEEAQSEKAPTQRLIDRLEQPYVLGVFALTIAAIGIPLALGTEFTSTFYRAMTLMVAASPCAVIISTPAAVLSAIASGGRQGVLFKGGEHVETAANIDAVAFDKTGTLTRGDTQLTDVFVRDGASDGTLTEDSLLSLAAAVQARSEHHLARATVAAADERALDTPDAARFQSAAGKGVRADVDGGTIHIGNRSYFQTVLGDESVEGLDPGLNRLETFETEGKTSVLVARQRGDGVTVLGWLAFTDTVRPDAAEMIADLRSLGVEHIVMLTGDNERVAQRIADEVGIDEVQAELLPEEKVATIEALVERHENVAMVGDGVNDAPALATATLGIAMGGAGTDVALDTADVVLMGDDLSKIPYVLGLGRRTRRTLTINLAIAFGAIALMVGAILLRGIPLPLAVVGHEGSTVLVSLNGLRLLGFRG from the coding sequence GTGACAGTTACTGAAACACCCCCGCTCTCGACGTGTACGGTCCGGATTGAACGACGGGGTGGTCGCGGCGAAGCGGGGGCGCGGGCGCTCGAACGACACCTCCGAGACAGACCCGGCGTCCACGACGTCGAGGTCTCGTTCCGAACGGGGAGCGTTCGGCTCACCTACGACGAGACCGTCACCTCCGAGGAAACGCTCAGACAGGCAGTCCGCGAGCGCAAGGTCTCGATACAGGACGAGCCCGATACGGAACCCGACGAGGTGCCCGCTCGCTCGGAACTCAGGCGTGAGGCAGTGTTCGTCGGACTGACGCTGGGCGGCATGGTGGCCGGCCTGGCGACGGGGTGGGCCAACGGCCCGTCGCTGCTCATGTGGGCTGGCTACGGCGTCGCGTACGTCTTCGGCGGCTGGTACGGGCTCAAAGGGGCCGTCGAGACGCTCCGCCACCGCGCGGTGGACATCGACCTGTTGATGATTGTCGCCGCGCTGGGCGCACTCACCATCGGCGCGCCGTTCGAGGGCGCGATGCTCCTCTTCCTGTTCTCGCTGTCGAACACGCTCCAACACTACGCAATCGGCCGTTCCCGCCGGGCAATCAAGTCCCTCGTCGAGATGCGCCCGGACGAGGCGCAGGTCCTGCGCGACGGTGACGAGGTCACAGTTCCCATCGACGAGGTCGCCGTCGGTGACGTGTTCGTCGTCCGGCCGGGGGATAGAATCCCACTCGACGGCGTGGTGATGTCCGGCGAGGGCACGGTCGACCAGGCCTCGCTCACCGGCGAGTCCGTCCCCGTCCCCAAGGAACCCGACGACGAGGTGTTCGGTGGGACGATAAACGAGAGCGGGAGCCTCGAAATCGAGGTCACTCGACAGGCCCACGAATCGGCCATCAGTCGCCTCATCACCATGGTCGAAGAGGCCCAGAGCGAGAAGGCCCCGACACAGCGGCTCATCGACCGTCTCGAACAGCCGTACGTCCTCGGCGTGTTCGCACTCACCATCGCGGCCATCGGGATTCCGCTCGCACTCGGCACCGAGTTCACGAGCACGTTCTACCGCGCGATGACGCTCATGGTCGCTGCCTCGCCGTGTGCGGTCATCATCTCGACGCCCGCGGCGGTCCTCTCGGCCATCGCCTCCGGCGGCAGGCAGGGCGTCCTGTTCAAGGGCGGCGAACACGTCGAGACCGCGGCGAACATTGACGCGGTCGCGTTCGACAAGACCGGCACGCTCACGCGGGGCGACACGCAGTTGACCGACGTGTTCGTCCGCGATGGTGCGTCGGACGGGACACTGACCGAGGACTCGCTCCTCTCGCTCGCGGCCGCAGTGCAGGCCCGGTCGGAGCATCACCTCGCGCGCGCGACCGTGGCGGCGGCGGACGAGCGAGCACTCGACACACCCGACGCCGCACGGTTCCAGTCGGCCGCCGGGAAGGGGGTTCGAGCCGACGTCGACGGCGGAACCATCCATATCGGAAACCGGAGCTACTTTCAGACGGTCCTCGGGGACGAGTCGGTCGAGGGGCTCGACCCCGGTCTCAATCGGCTCGAAACCTTCGAGACAGAGGGGAAAACGAGCGTCCTCGTCGCCAGACAGCGCGGCGACGGCGTCACTGTACTGGGGTGGCTCGCATTCACCGACACCGTTCGCCCCGACGCTGCCGAGATGATTGCGGACCTCCGCTCGCTCGGCGTGGAGCACATCGTCATGCTGACGGGCGACAACGAGCGCGTCGCACAGCGCATCGCCGACGAGGTCGGCATCGACGAAGTCCAGGCGGAGTTGCTGCCGGAGGAGAAGGTGGCGACCATCGAGGCACTGGTCGAGCGACACGAGAACGTGGCGATGGTCGGTGACGGCGTCAACGACGCGCCGGCACTCGCCACAGCGACCCTCGGCATCGCGATGGGCGGCGCGGGGACCGACGTCGCGCTCGACACGGCCGACGTTGTGTTGATGGGCGACGACCTCAGCAAGATTCCCTACGTCCTCGGCCTCGGACGCAGGACCCGCCGGACGCTCACCATCAATCTCGCCATCGCCTTCGGCGCGATAGCGCTCATGGTCGGGGCCATCCTCCTCCGGGGCATCCCACTCCCGCTCGCCGTGGTCGGTCACGAAGGCTCGACGGTCCTCGTCTCGCTAAACGGGCTTCGACTGCTCGGCTTCCGTGGGTAG
- the pstA gene encoding phosphate ABC transporter permease PstA, with amino-acid sequence MATTSPTETEFGEVSRIKGIVFKYVSFAASIVGILALGVLLAYVFWDALGLASAGTGWYLAYTGTLLVPLLAFFAYARTRPAVVAGTFELFSMTLAGVLLTGAGVIILSIIASPGVWFAYFLTVVGPIVGLYVYGQYDREATWVGLAMLGVVLLGPVVGTLGLGPLTTVGSLLGSPGIYFLSLVVPAAAVAAYLSAERLDFSRRRSLGIGVGLPVLAIAAVPLVDTVPAISRSVWLIGLVLLGLPAGFAVANTARTRERWPAFAFPAIVVLGFLAGEAVVTAIGATPPTPWLDWQYVTSGPSQTAAEAGLYPAIIGSIFLIVLVSVFTFVFGVGAAIYLEEYAPGSGPLAAVTRIIKVNISNLAGVPSVVYGLLGLGIFVNIESQVGPFTYAGFGVGTVLTAAMTLSLLILPIVIISAQEAIRSVPDSLRQASYGMGATRWQTIRNVVLPRSLPGILTGTILALGRAIGETAPLIMVGAATTKFSPPSGLFGKLTAMPMQIFAWAFEPSDEFRYGVVAAGVVTLLVVMLTMNSVAILVRNKYQQEAN; translated from the coding sequence ATGGCCACGACATCACCGACAGAGACCGAGTTCGGCGAGGTCAGCCGAATCAAGGGCATCGTCTTCAAGTACGTCTCCTTCGCCGCGTCCATCGTCGGCATCCTCGCACTCGGCGTGTTGCTCGCGTACGTGTTCTGGGACGCGCTCGGACTGGCGAGTGCCGGCACCGGCTGGTACCTCGCGTACACGGGCACGCTGCTCGTCCCGCTGCTCGCGTTCTTCGCCTACGCCCGGACACGGCCCGCCGTCGTCGCGGGGACGTTCGAGCTGTTCAGCATGACGCTGGCCGGCGTCCTACTGACCGGCGCGGGCGTCATCATCCTCTCGATTATCGCCAGCCCCGGGGTGTGGTTCGCGTACTTCCTCACCGTCGTCGGCCCCATCGTCGGCCTGTACGTCTACGGCCAGTACGACCGCGAGGCGACCTGGGTCGGCCTGGCGATGCTCGGGGTGGTACTGCTCGGCCCGGTCGTCGGGACGCTCGGGCTGGGCCCGTTGACGACCGTCGGCTCGTTGCTTGGCTCGCCCGGCATCTACTTCCTGTCGCTCGTGGTCCCCGCGGCCGCCGTCGCCGCGTATCTCTCGGCGGAACGGCTGGATTTCTCCCGGCGCCGGAGCCTGGGTATCGGCGTGGGCCTCCCCGTTCTCGCTATCGCCGCCGTCCCGCTGGTCGACACCGTGCCGGCCATCTCGCGGTCGGTCTGGCTCATCGGGCTCGTGTTGCTCGGCCTCCCGGCCGGGTTCGCGGTCGCGAACACGGCCCGAACCCGCGAGCGATGGCCGGCGTTTGCCTTCCCTGCAATCGTCGTCCTCGGGTTCCTCGCGGGCGAGGCCGTCGTCACCGCTATCGGAGCGACGCCGCCGACTCCGTGGCTCGACTGGCAGTACGTCACCAGCGGCCCGTCACAGACCGCGGCGGAGGCGGGACTGTACCCCGCCATCATCGGCTCGATATTCCTCATCGTGCTGGTGAGCGTGTTCACGTTCGTCTTCGGCGTCGGCGCGGCCATCTACCTCGAAGAGTACGCGCCGGGCAGCGGCCCGCTGGCCGCCGTCACGCGGATTATCAAGGTGAACATCTCGAACCTCGCCGGCGTCCCGTCAGTCGTGTACGGCCTGCTGGGGCTGGGCATCTTCGTGAACATCGAGTCGCAGGTCGGCCCGTTCACCTACGCCGGCTTCGGCGTCGGGACGGTGCTGACCGCCGCGATGACTCTCTCTCTGCTCATCCTGCCCATCGTCATCATCTCCGCACAGGAAGCGATTCGGTCCGTGCCGGACTCGCTGCGGCAGGCGTCCTACGGGATGGGTGCGACCCGGTGGCAGACGATTCGGAACGTCGTCCTGCCGCGCTCGCTGCCGGGCATCCTCACCGGGACGATTCTGGCCCTCGGGCGGGCTATCGGCGAGACCGCGCCGCTCATCATGGTCGGCGCGGCGACGACGAAGTTCTCCCCGCCCAGCGGGCTGTTCGGCAAGCTCACCGCGATGCCGATGCAGATTTTCGCCTGGGCGTTCGAACCGAGTGACGAGTTCCGGTACGGCGTCGTCGCGGCCGGCGTCGTGACGCTGCTCGTCGTCATGCTGACGATGAACTCCGTCGCCATCCTCGTACGGAACAAATATCAACAGGAGGCAAACTAA
- a CDS encoding TatD family hydrolase: MDLDDTPVLDNHLHLDPVNGRNVAAAEEFADHGGTHLLVLNKPSWHLVEKATEEATFREAFDLTVAAATEASGVLDGRAWPVLGVHPALISKLVEDGYTPSEARDIMRTGLDVAAEYVAEGRALAMKSGRPHYDVDDAVWAASNEVMCHGFERAADVGCAIQLHTEGGEDFETVAQWAEERGLDRAQVVKHYSGGRLQGPVKSVLADKDELEIAVETDEPFLMETDYIDDPDRPGAVLGPKTVPRRVRWLLENGHDAAVRTAHVETPKAVYGIDTEATLER, encoded by the coding sequence ATGGACCTCGACGACACGCCGGTACTGGACAACCACCTCCACCTGGACCCGGTCAACGGCCGGAACGTCGCGGCGGCAGAGGAATTCGCTGACCACGGCGGGACGCACCTGCTCGTACTCAACAAACCGTCCTGGCATCTCGTCGAGAAAGCGACCGAGGAGGCGACGTTCCGGGAGGCGTTCGACCTCACCGTCGCGGCCGCCACAGAGGCGTCGGGCGTGCTCGACGGACGAGCCTGGCCTGTCCTCGGGGTTCACCCGGCGCTGATTTCGAAGCTCGTCGAGGACGGCTACACGCCCTCGGAGGCGCGGGACATCATGCGGACCGGCCTCGACGTGGCAGCGGAGTACGTCGCCGAGGGGCGGGCGCTCGCGATGAAGTCCGGCCGCCCCCACTACGACGTCGACGACGCCGTCTGGGCGGCCTCGAACGAGGTGATGTGCCACGGGTTCGAACGCGCCGCCGACGTGGGCTGTGCGATACAGCTCCACACCGAGGGCGGCGAGGACTTCGAGACGGTCGCGCAGTGGGCCGAAGAACGCGGCCTCGACCGGGCGCAGGTCGTCAAACACTACTCGGGGGGCCGGCTCCAGGGACCGGTGAAGTCGGTGCTGGCCGACAAGGACGAACTGGAAATCGCCGTCGAGACCGACGAGCCGTTCCTGATGGAGACCGATTACATCGACGACCCGGACCGACCCGGTGCGGTGCTCGGCCCGAAGACCGTCCCGCGACGCGTCCGCTGGCTGCTGGAGAACGGGCACGACGCCGCAGTGCGGACGGCCCACGTCGAGACACCGAAGGCGGTGTACGGCATCGACACCGAAGCGACGCTGGAGCGGTAA
- the gcvT gene encoding glycine cleavage system aminomethyltransferase GcvT yields the protein MSLRSPPLSAVHETADASFTDFGGWEMPVEFESIRAEHEAVRGEAGKFDVSHMGQITVSGPDAAALTQRLTTNDVTALDPGEAQYSAITDDAGVMLDDTVVYRLPAGAAEEFLFVPNAGHDGEMTERWLTERDERGLDATVTNRTEEYAMVAVQGPDAPALLAAETDGVTLSALSRFEVADGTVAGVDALLARTGYTGERGFEVLCPWDDAETVWNALACQPCGLGARDTLRLEMGFLLSGQEFHPVDEPRTPYEAGIGWTVKLDTEFVGRDTLEGIAAEGPAETLVGLELVDRGVPRHGYDVTTPDGDAIGHVTSGTMSPTLGTPIALAYVPTAHAEPGESVRVVVRGEPKKARIRSTPFLDR from the coding sequence ATGTCACTGCGGTCACCACCGCTCTCTGCGGTTCACGAGACTGCCGACGCCTCCTTCACCGATTTCGGCGGGTGGGAGATGCCGGTCGAGTTCGAATCGATTCGCGCGGAACACGAGGCCGTCCGGGGCGAGGCCGGGAAGTTCGACGTATCCCACATGGGACAGATAACCGTGTCCGGCCCGGACGCGGCGGCGCTGACACAGCGGCTGACAACCAACGACGTGACCGCACTGGACCCGGGCGAGGCCCAGTACTCGGCCATCACCGACGACGCGGGCGTCATGCTCGACGACACCGTGGTCTACCGGCTCCCGGCGGGCGCGGCCGAGGAGTTCCTGTTCGTCCCCAACGCCGGTCACGACGGCGAGATGACCGAGCGGTGGCTCACGGAGCGGGACGAGCGGGGCCTGGACGCGACGGTGACGAACCGGACCGAGGAGTACGCGATGGTCGCCGTCCAGGGGCCGGACGCGCCGGCCCTGCTGGCGGCCGAGACGGACGGCGTCACGCTTTCGGCCCTGTCCCGGTTCGAGGTCGCCGACGGGACCGTCGCCGGCGTCGACGCGCTGCTGGCCCGGACGGGATACACGGGCGAGCGGGGCTTCGAGGTCCTCTGTCCCTGGGACGACGCCGAGACGGTCTGGAACGCGCTGGCCTGTCAGCCCTGCGGGCTCGGCGCGCGCGACACCCTCCGGCTCGAGATGGGCTTTCTGCTCTCCGGTCAGGAGTTCCACCCGGTCGACGAGCCGCGGACGCCGTACGAGGCTGGCATCGGCTGGACCGTCAAGCTCGACACCGAGTTCGTCGGACGGGACACGCTGGAGGGTATCGCCGCGGAAGGCCCGGCGGAGACGCTCGTCGGGCTCGAACTCGTCGACCGCGGCGTTCCGCGCCACGGCTACGACGTGACGACGCCGGACGGGGACGCCATCGGCCACGTCACCAGCGGGACGATGAGCCCGACGCTGGGGACGCCGATTGCCCTCGCCTACGTCCCGACAGCCCACGCCGAGCCGGGCGAGTCCGTCCGCGTCGTCGTCCGCGGGGAACCGAAGAAAGCACGTATCAGGAGCACGCCATTCCTCGATAGATGA
- a CDS encoding NYN domain-containing protein, with product MELFRRIFGDIDSRRRVGLFVDGPNVLRSEFDVDLDEVRDIAAEYGPLALTRLYVDQNASPGLIQAAEARGFEVRTTSGDVDVRLAVDATDAAVSGQIDVLVVASRDTDFKPALEVAAREGVRTVAVAPGEYGRSDALRNAAEDAVTL from the coding sequence ATGGAGCTGTTCCGTCGGATATTCGGAGACATCGACTCGCGGCGGCGCGTCGGGCTGTTCGTCGACGGGCCGAACGTCCTCAGGTCGGAGTTCGACGTGGACCTCGACGAGGTCCGCGACATCGCGGCCGAGTACGGCCCGCTGGCGCTGACCCGCCTCTACGTCGACCAGAACGCCTCGCCGGGGCTCATCCAGGCCGCCGAGGCCCGCGGGTTCGAGGTCCGGACCACCAGCGGCGACGTGGACGTGCGGCTGGCCGTCGACGCGACGGACGCTGCCGTCTCGGGCCAGATAGACGTTCTGGTCGTCGCCTCGCGGGACACAGACTTCAAGCCGGCGCTGGAAGTGGCCGCCAGAGAGGGGGTCAGAACGGTCGCCGTCGCGCCGGGGGAGTACGGCCGCTCGGACGCGTTGCGGAACGCGGCGGAGGACGCGGTGACCCTGTAA
- the pstB gene encoding phosphate ABC transporter ATP-binding protein PstB, giving the protein MTSQDMASDTDVETDDDSLVTTDPGKGGLDENADRGSVGQSGAGTVIESRNLDVFYGETQALQDIDLAIPENQVTAMIGPSGCGKSTFLRCINRMNDLIDIARVEGELTFKGKNVYDADVDPVALRRRIGMVFQHPNPFPKSIYDNVAYGLRIQDKTDNIDEVVEQSLKKAALWDEVKDRLDGSALDLSGGQQQRLCIARAIAVDPEVILMDEPASALDPIATSQIEDLIEELAEEYTVVIVTHNMQQAARISDKTAVFLTGGELVEFDDTDKIFENPDSQRVEDYITGKFG; this is encoded by the coding sequence ATGACTTCACAGGACATGGCCAGCGACACCGACGTTGAGACCGACGACGACTCCCTCGTGACGACCGACCCCGGCAAGGGCGGCCTGGACGAGAACGCCGACCGCGGCTCGGTCGGGCAAAGCGGGGCGGGGACCGTCATCGAGTCCCGCAATCTTGACGTGTTCTACGGCGAGACCCAGGCGCTCCAGGACATCGACCTGGCAATCCCGGAGAACCAGGTGACGGCCATGATTGGCCCCTCGGGCTGTGGCAAGTCTACCTTCCTGCGGTGTATCAACCGCATGAACGACCTCATCGACATCGCCCGCGTCGAGGGCGAGCTCACCTTCAAGGGGAAGAACGTCTACGACGCCGACGTCGACCCGGTGGCACTGCGGCGGCGAATCGGCATGGTGTTCCAGCACCCCAACCCCTTCCCGAAGAGCATCTACGACAACGTCGCCTACGGCCTCCGCATCCAGGACAAGACGGACAACATCGACGAGGTCGTCGAGCAGTCCCTCAAGAAGGCGGCGCTGTGGGACGAGGTCAAGGACCGCCTCGACGGGTCCGCGCTGGACCTCTCCGGCGGGCAACAGCAGCGGCTGTGCATCGCCCGCGCCATCGCCGTCGACCCCGAGGTCATCCTGATGGACGAGCCGGCCTCGGCGCTGGACCCCATCGCCACCTCACAGATAGAGGACCTCATCGAGGAACTGGCCGAGGAGTACACTGTCGTCATCGTCACCCACAACATGCAGCAGGCGGCCCGCATCTCCGACAAGACGGCCGTCTTCCTCACCGGCGGCGAGCTCGTCGAGTTCGACGACACGGACAAGATTTTCGAGAACCCCGACAGCCAGCGCGTCGAGGACTACATCACCGGGAAGTTCGGATAG